A stretch of Ipomoea triloba cultivar NCNSP0323 chromosome 13, ASM357664v1 DNA encodes these proteins:
- the LOC116001110 gene encoding uncharacterized protein LOC116001110, with product MGFNQSKADPSLFTKGYGSEFLALLIYVDDILVASPNLSLIQELKTHLDNAFKIKDLGTLGFFLGIEAHLDSSGLNLCQRKYTLDILSDSGFLDCKPVSTPMVPGHHLDKDNGTPLSDAGSYKRLVGRLLYLTATRPEITYVVQQLSQFVDAPTNEHFTAAHRILRYINKAPGQGIFYPKGDHLQLKVFSDSDWATCSTTRKSITGFCVFLGSALISWRSKKQATVSRSSSEAEYRALAATVCEVQWLTYLLKDLQVDLSRPAAVFCDNKSAVAIAENHVFHERTKHIEIDCHIVREKVTQGLIKLLSIPSSSQVADGFTKALPTSMFNLFVSKLGVQDLHAPAYRGVLEDNVNKEEKGEKGNKLNSLYVNQL from the coding sequence ATGGGATTTAATCAATCTAAAGCAGACCCTTCTCTGTTCACAAAAGGATATGGCTCAGAATTCTTGGCTCTGCTCATTTACGTGGATGACATATTGGTTGCTAGCCCCAACTTGAGTTTAATTCAAGAGCTTAAAACACACCTTGATAATGCCTTCAAAATCAAGGACTTAGGCACTCTAGGCTTCTTTCTGGGAATTGAAGCACATTTGGATAGCTCAGGTCTGAACCTATGCCAACGTAAATACACCTTGGACATTCTAAGTGATTCCGGATTTCTCGACTGCAAGCCGGTCAGTACACCTATGGTTCCTGGCCATCATTTGGATAAAGATAATGGTACGCCCCTAAGTGATGCTGGAAGTTACAAAAGGCTAGTAGGGCGATTATTGTACCTTACGGCAACCCGGCCAGAAATCACTTATGTAGTACAGCAGCTTAGCCAATTTGTTGATGCTCCTACCAATGAACACTTCACTGCTGCACACCGTATTCTGCGTTACATCAATAAGGCGCCTGGTCAGGGTATTTTCTATCCAAAAGGTGATCACTTACAGCTCAAAGTTTTCTCCGATTCTGACTGGGCTACTTGCTCGACAACACGCAAATCCATCACTGGATTTTGTGTGTTTTTAGGATCAGCCCTTATCTCGTGGAGATCAAAGAAGCAGGCCACAGTCTCCCGGTCGTCCTCCGAAGCGGAGTATCGCGCTCTTGCTGCCACAGTTTGTGAGGTACAATGGCTCACCTATCTTCTTAAAGATTTGCAAGTAGACTTAAGCAGACCAGCAGCTGTTTTTTGCGACAATAAATCGGCTGTGGCTATCGCTGAAAATCACGTCTTTCACGAAAGAACTAAGCATATCGAGATTGATTGCCATATTGTTCGGGAGAAAGTCACTCAAGGCTTGATCAAGTTACTATCCATTCCATCTTCAAGCCAAGTTGCCGATGGCTTTACCAAAGCTCTCCCCACCTCGATGTTTAACTTGTTTGTTTCTAAGCTGGGCGTACAAGATCTGCACGCTCCAGCTTACCGGGGGGTATTGGAGGATAACGTGAATAAAGAAGAGAAAGGAGAGAagggaaacaaattaaattcattatatGTTAATCAGTTGTAA